The following proteins are encoded in a genomic region of Rhodoferax aquaticus:
- the flgA gene encoding flagellar basal body P-ring formation chaperone FlgA, protein MTPFRNRLTHALPLALGLALAGACLNVQAQVPNYSDLQAAVETWARAAVASNVAASGTAVRTEVTVGGIDGRLKLAPCGNVEAYLPVGLRLWGKTRVGVRCMDGMVRWNVTMPATVKALGTAWVVKNPVASGAVIGPTDMVETEVDWAEEVSPVLTDRSAWVGQVATRQLGTGQTLRQGMVKPAQVFQAGAQVRVVAQGPGFSISSDAQALSAGILGQPARVRMDNGRVATGVVMDVHTVRIDL, encoded by the coding sequence ATGACACCGTTTCGCAACCGCCTCACCCACGCACTGCCGCTCGCGCTTGGCTTGGCGCTAGCGGGGGCTTGCCTGAATGTGCAGGCGCAGGTCCCCAACTACAGTGACTTGCAAGCCGCGGTGGAAACTTGGGCACGTGCAGCGGTTGCCAGCAATGTGGCAGCTTCTGGAACAGCCGTGCGTACCGAAGTCACCGTAGGGGGTATCGATGGTCGCTTGAAGTTGGCCCCTTGCGGCAACGTGGAGGCCTACTTGCCAGTAGGCTTGCGTTTGTGGGGCAAGACCCGGGTCGGTGTGCGCTGCATGGACGGCATGGTGCGCTGGAATGTCACCATGCCCGCCACAGTCAAAGCCTTAGGCACTGCATGGGTTGTAAAAAACCCGGTGGCATCGGGTGCCGTGATTGGTCCCACTGATATGGTGGAGACCGAGGTAGATTGGGCGGAAGAAGTTTCTCCTGTGCTAACCGACCGCTCCGCTTGGGTGGGGCAGGTGGCAACCCGCCAACTCGGCACTGGGCAAACTTTACGCCAAGGCATGGTGAAGCCAGCGCAAGTATTTCAAGCCGGCGCGCAAGTGCGGGTGGTAGCGCAAGGCCCCGGATTTTCGATCTCTTCCGACGCCCAGGCACTTTCCGCTGGAATCTTGGGGCAACCCGCCCGCGTGCGGATGGACAATGGCCGCGTGGCGACCGGGGTAGTGATGGATGTCCATACAGTAAGAATTGACCTGTAA
- the flgM gene encoding flagellar biosynthesis anti-sigma factor FlgM, whose translation MKIGQPSELPALVSQVNAPAAQKAGAASTAKTQANAPASTKSAGVAVTVSTQARALEQADVAEVDTQKVAKVRTQIEQGTYKVNAEAIADKLLSNAQEMLKRTTS comes from the coding sequence ATGAAAATAGGTCAACCCTCAGAACTTCCTGCTCTTGTGTCTCAAGTTAATGCGCCCGCAGCCCAAAAGGCAGGGGCGGCATCGACCGCAAAAACGCAAGCCAATGCTCCCGCCAGCACCAAGTCGGCTGGAGTTGCGGTAACGGTATCCACCCAAGCGCGCGCGCTGGAGCAAGCGGACGTGGCGGAGGTCGATACCCAGAAGGTTGCAAAAGTGCGCACGCAAATTGAGCAAGGCACTTACAAAGTTAACGCTGAAGCGATTGCCGACAAGTTGTTGTCCAACGCACAAGAGATGCTCAAACGCACCACAAGTTGA
- the flgC gene encoding flagellar basal body rod protein FlgC, whose product MSMFSIFNVSGSAISSQSQRLNVVASNLANADAVAGPDGQGYKGRQVVFETVPMGSDASSGVKVSAIRESNEPMKRVHNPSHPSADADGYVLQSNVNPVEEMVNMISASRSYQNNVEVMNTAKTLMLKTLQMGQ is encoded by the coding sequence ATGTCCATGTTTAGTATCTTCAATGTTTCGGGCAGTGCGATCAGTTCGCAATCGCAGCGACTCAACGTGGTGGCCAGCAATCTGGCCAATGCGGATGCGGTTGCTGGGCCTGATGGTCAAGGCTACAAAGGGCGCCAAGTGGTCTTTGAGACCGTGCCCATGGGCTCAGACGCATCTTCCGGCGTGAAGGTGAGCGCCATTCGCGAAAGCAATGAACCCATGAAACGGGTGCACAACCCCAGCCATCCGTCCGCGGACGCAGACGGCTACGTGCTCCAGTCCAACGTGAACCCGGTGGAGGAGATGGTCAACATGATCTCTGCCTCACGCTCATACCAAAACAACGTCGAAGTCATGAATACCGCCAAGACCTTGATGCTCAAAACCCTGCAAATGGGTCAATAA
- a CDS encoding RNA polymerase sigma factor FliA, translated as MYTAKGQMDRNALIKQYQPLVRRLAHHMMAKLPASVEVDDLIQVGLIGLSDALTRYESAQGVQFETFATQRIRGAMLDELRENDWMSRGSRKSQKDIETAMRKLEHQLGRSPAESEIAKELGMSLGDYQSLLGKVRGTQLVYLEDMSRRNEDDDTFLDRHVADTDADPLNMLRDQRIRAALVAAIKGLPEREQHIMSMYYEQDMNLKEIAAVLDVTESRVCQLHSQSIARLRAKMRTH; from the coding sequence ATGTACACCGCAAAAGGCCAAATGGATCGCAACGCGCTGATCAAACAATACCAGCCGCTTGTTCGACGCTTGGCACACCACATGATGGCCAAGCTCCCCGCCAGTGTGGAGGTGGATGACTTGATTCAAGTGGGCCTGATTGGACTATCCGACGCGCTCACACGTTACGAGTCAGCGCAGGGCGTTCAGTTTGAGACCTTCGCCACCCAGCGCATTCGAGGCGCCATGCTTGACGAGCTGCGCGAAAACGACTGGATGTCCCGAGGCTCTAGAAAAAGCCAAAAAGACATTGAAACAGCCATGCGCAAGTTAGAGCACCAGTTGGGCCGCAGCCCCGCTGAATCAGAGATTGCCAAGGAGCTAGGCATGAGTTTGGGTGACTACCAGTCTCTGCTTGGCAAAGTTCGTGGCACGCAGCTGGTGTATCTAGAAGACATGTCACGCCGCAATGAAGACGACGACACCTTCTTAGATCGGCATGTGGCGGATACGGATGCAGACCCTCTCAACATGCTACGCGATCAACGTATTCGCGCAGCTTTGGTTGCGGCTATTAAGGGTCTACCGGAACGGGAGCAGCACATCATGAGCATGTACTACGAACAAGACATGAACCTCAAGGAGATTGCCGCAGTGCTAGACGTCACGGAGTCCCGCGTGTGCCAACTGCATAGCCAATCCATTGCCCGGCTGAGAGCCAAAATGCGCACCCACTAA
- the cheY gene encoding chemotaxis response regulator CheY encodes MSKELRFLIVDDFSTMRRIVRNLLKESGYTEADEAEDGVAALQKLQNSSFDFVVSDINMPNMNGFQLLAEIKKDDKLKHIPVLMVTAEARKEDIVLAAQQGAAGYIVKPFTKATLEDKVNHILTKNGLK; translated from the coding sequence ATGTCCAAAGAACTGCGTTTTTTAATTGTTGACGACTTCTCCACGATGCGGCGAATTGTTCGCAATTTGCTCAAAGAAAGCGGATATACCGAAGCAGACGAAGCGGAAGACGGTGTCGCAGCGCTTCAAAAGCTCCAAAACAGCAGTTTTGACTTTGTAGTGAGCGATATCAACATGCCCAACATGAATGGGTTCCAGTTGCTGGCGGAAATCAAGAAAGACGACAAACTCAAGCATATCCCCGTACTGATGGTGACAGCGGAGGCGCGCAAAGAGGACATCGTTCTGGCAGCCCAGCAAGGTGCGGCAGGCTATATCGTCAAGCCATTTACCAAGGCCACGCTAGAAGACAAGGTCAACCACATCTTGACCAAAAACGGACTCAAGTAG
- a CDS encoding MinD/ParA family protein — protein sequence MLEKPLNQAAGLLELAEPPAPKLMAVVSHGDEQSELPLLWRLCAALVDFGYAVTVLDGTTRESEANPGLEQYLENGYWTSDDKEDVPAWSIIPAGLGLRSLGSMADSQAQTLAYLHQLFQNEGIVLIYDSADCLVPLLYDTGISPLLVLTPLRSSLITSYRSLKHLLLNGRLEPTIVEMAHRQGALPPNKLGNVANSLTECAKNFLGYGLTALQIEAPFDDDRPCVDIQNLALRMLENTLQLSADCVSHPAQAGSLAHTSGQRVGSH from the coding sequence ATGCTTGAAAAACCATTGAACCAAGCCGCAGGCTTGCTGGAACTTGCCGAACCGCCGGCACCTAAGCTCATGGCGGTGGTAAGCCATGGGGACGAGCAATCTGAGCTCCCCCTACTTTGGCGACTATGCGCCGCATTGGTTGACTTTGGCTATGCTGTCACCGTACTCGATGGAACAACCCGAGAGTCCGAGGCCAATCCAGGCCTAGAACAATACCTAGAAAACGGCTACTGGACGTCCGACGACAAAGAAGACGTGCCCGCATGGAGCATCATTCCGGCGGGCTTGGGTTTGCGTAGCCTAGGAAGCATGGCGGACTCGCAAGCCCAAACGCTCGCCTACTTGCATCAGCTTTTCCAAAACGAGGGCATTGTTTTGATCTACGACAGCGCAGACTGCTTGGTTCCTCTGCTGTATGACACAGGCATCTCCCCATTGCTGGTACTCACGCCCTTGCGCTCGTCGCTCATTACTAGCTACCGCTCTTTGAAGCACTTGTTGCTTAACGGACGGCTAGAGCCTACCATTGTGGAAATGGCGCATCGGCAAGGTGCACTCCCACCGAACAAGTTGGGCAACGTAGCCAACAGTCTGACCGAATGTGCCAAAAACTTTCTGGGCTATGGGCTGACGGCCCTGCAAATTGAAGCGCCTTTTGATGACGACAGACCGTGTGTAGACATTCAAAACTTAGCACTTCGCATGCTGGAAAACACCTTGCAACTTAGCGCTGATTGTGTAAGTCACCCCGCTCAAGCCGGTTCACTGGCCCACACGAGTGGCCAACGCGTTGGGAGCCATTGA
- the motB gene encoding flagellar motor protein MotB has protein sequence MATDAKKLQPIIIKRVKKGGHSAHGGAWKIAYADFVTAMMAFFLLMWLLGSTSEGDKKGISDYFQSPLKVALQGGSGAGASNSVINGGGNDLTQSAGQSRRGDGADNKARKMSGDTTKADLARKDARTLAALSEKIAAAISSNPKLSEFSSQIKLEITPDGLQIQIVDDQRRPMFDSGSASVKSYMRDILREIGVALLEVDNKISLDGHTDQTTYSNAARGYSNWELSADRANATRRELAAVGMADDKLVRVVGMASSLPLEPDNPLSPSNRRISILVLTKEAELRMLGGNRIPLDAEVETEKPIATTGAKTQP, from the coding sequence ATGGCAACGGACGCAAAGAAGCTACAGCCGATCATCATTAAGCGGGTCAAGAAGGGGGGGCACTCCGCGCATGGTGGTGCCTGGAAAATCGCTTACGCCGACTTTGTGACCGCCATGATGGCGTTCTTCTTGCTGATGTGGCTTTTGGGCAGTACGTCAGAAGGTGACAAAAAGGGCATCTCTGACTATTTTCAGTCTCCGCTCAAAGTGGCTTTGCAAGGCGGCTCCGGCGCTGGGGCCAGTAACAGCGTTATCAATGGCGGGGGAAATGACCTGACCCAATCAGCAGGCCAATCGCGCAGGGGAGACGGCGCTGACAACAAGGCCCGAAAAATGTCAGGCGATACCACCAAGGCAGACCTGGCACGCAAAGATGCGAGAACCTTGGCGGCTCTCAGCGAAAAGATTGCGGCCGCCATCTCCAGCAACCCCAAACTGTCTGAATTTTCTTCACAAATCAAGCTAGAGATCACGCCTGATGGCCTTCAGATTCAAATCGTAGATGACCAAAGACGTCCCATGTTTGACAGCGGTAGTGCGTCGGTCAAGAGCTATATGCGCGACATCTTGCGTGAAATTGGGGTAGCACTGCTCGAAGTGGACAACAAAATTAGCTTGGACGGCCATACGGACCAAACCACCTACAGCAACGCCGCGCGTGGCTATAGCAACTGGGAGCTCTCGGCGGACCGAGCCAACGCAACCCGCCGGGAGCTGGCTGCCGTGGGTATGGCCGATGACAAGTTAGTCAGAGTCGTGGGAATGGCATCGAGTTTGCCGCTGGAACCCGACAACCCCTTGAGTCCCAGCAACCGAAGAATTAGCATATTGGTATTGACCAAAGAAGCGGAGTTAAGGATGCTGGGGGGAAACCGTATCCCGCTAGATGCGGAGGTTGAAACCGAGAAGCCAATTGCCACCACAGGTGCAAAAACACAGCCCTAA
- the flhF gene encoding flagellar biosynthesis protein FlhF — translation MNIQRFTAPTSREALAKARLVFGEGTLILFNRPTENGVEVVATAEETLEALDRGEGLDGGKKISLARNGAPPTYQQVASKVEDDASQLSMSTLSFQDYVRERMLRKRSESAPAEPVAPIKTVKTVERPRAASAHGFEILESPQQAKPAALRKVPTLTNTTTGLPKEIVTELHAMKELIEDKFNTLAWLGQARQNPIQSNMMLKLIRAGYSPTLARTILERMPEEMDASQTVRWVMDVLERNLRTDADAPAIQEEGGIFALIGATGVGKTTTAAKLAGICARTNGPSSVGLITLDTYRIGAQEQLRAYGKMLGVVAHLAHDRAALQDLLGLLSNKKLVLIDTTGLAPRDPRKREMLDLLELPDIKRLLVLNAGGHGDTLEEVVSAFKTPGSPQVIFSKIDEAVKLGPAIDAAIRHQLTVRGVTTGQRVPEDWEPANASKLVRASMRAATTSAFDPKIGDLNLFFNPAAYAPASKGAFDA, via the coding sequence ATGAACATCCAACGTTTTACCGCACCCACCTCGCGCGAGGCACTCGCAAAAGCCCGTCTCGTATTTGGAGAGGGCACTTTGATTCTGTTTAACCGCCCGACAGAAAACGGGGTCGAAGTCGTCGCCACCGCTGAAGAAACTCTGGAGGCACTCGACCGCGGGGAAGGGTTAGACGGGGGCAAAAAAATAAGCCTTGCGCGCAATGGCGCGCCGCCCACGTACCAGCAGGTGGCAAGCAAGGTAGAAGATGACGCCAGCCAGCTGTCCATGAGCACGCTGTCCTTTCAAGACTATGTGCGTGAACGCATGCTCAGAAAGCGCAGCGAGAGCGCGCCCGCCGAGCCCGTTGCGCCGATCAAGACCGTCAAAACAGTGGAGCGGCCTAGGGCTGCATCTGCCCACGGGTTTGAAATACTGGAATCACCACAGCAAGCAAAACCTGCTGCGCTCCGCAAAGTACCGACTCTGACCAACACAACAACTGGTTTGCCCAAAGAGATCGTGACGGAACTGCACGCCATGAAGGAGCTGATTGAAGACAAGTTCAACACCTTGGCATGGTTGGGCCAGGCCCGCCAAAACCCCATTCAGTCCAACATGATGCTCAAACTCATACGGGCTGGTTACTCGCCTACGCTGGCACGAACGATCCTGGAACGCATGCCAGAAGAGATGGATGCATCACAAACCGTGCGCTGGGTCATGGACGTGCTCGAACGCAATCTGCGCACCGACGCAGATGCGCCGGCCATTCAAGAAGAGGGCGGCATCTTCGCGCTGATTGGAGCCACCGGAGTTGGCAAGACAACCACCGCAGCCAAACTCGCAGGCATATGCGCGCGCACCAACGGACCCAGCAGCGTCGGTTTGATTACGCTAGACACTTACCGCATTGGAGCGCAAGAACAACTCCGGGCCTACGGAAAGATGCTCGGTGTGGTGGCGCACCTCGCGCATGACCGCGCCGCCTTGCAAGACCTACTGGGACTGCTATCCAACAAGAAATTGGTGTTGATCGACACCACAGGCCTCGCACCACGCGACCCTCGCAAACGTGAAATGCTGGATCTGTTGGAGCTACCAGACATCAAGCGCCTACTGGTACTGAATGCTGGCGGTCATGGGGACACGCTAGAAGAAGTTGTTTCCGCATTCAAAACACCAGGCAGCCCCCAAGTTATCTTTTCGAAGATCGATGAAGCGGTCAAACTAGGGCCCGCCATTGACGCAGCCATTCGCCACCAGCTAACCGTGCGCGGCGTGACCACCGGGCAGCGGGTCCCTGAGGACTGGGAGCCTGCCAATGCCTCCAAGCTTGTGCGCGCCTCCATGCGCGCAGCTACCACCTCCGCCTTCGACCCCAAAATTGGAGATCTCAATCTTTTCTTCAACCCTGCTGCGTACGCACCTGCCAGCAAGGGGGCATTTGATGCTTGA
- a CDS encoding flagellar hook assembly protein FlgD: MATTTPVTSKDPIAALADAGNTKKKTGQSDADASQDRFLKLLVAQLNNQDPMNPMDNAQMTSQLAQINTVSGLTQLNETVKTLGSQFSELQVMQGSSMIGRDILIQDNKLSITNGVAKGTIELPSNASKVSVEIISPGGKLVDTLNLGAKSAGRNDFTWDASKYAAGGTPTFKVTATQGNDAMTTTAYSRDTVVSVGTNNGAMSLQTKGRAAVAYADIKAIL; the protein is encoded by the coding sequence ATGGCAACGACCACACCCGTGACATCCAAAGACCCCATCGCCGCATTGGCCGATGCTGGAAACACCAAGAAGAAAACTGGCCAAAGCGATGCCGATGCTTCGCAAGACCGCTTCTTGAAGCTCTTGGTTGCGCAGCTCAACAACCAAGACCCCATGAACCCCATGGACAACGCACAAATGACCAGCCAGCTGGCGCAGATCAACACGGTATCAGGCCTGACCCAACTCAATGAGACGGTCAAAACCTTGGGCAGCCAGTTTTCTGAGCTTCAAGTCATGCAAGGGTCCAGCATGATCGGTCGTGACATCTTGATTCAAGACAACAAGCTCTCCATCACTAACGGTGTCGCAAAAGGCACGATCGAACTGCCTAGCAACGCAAGCAAGGTGTCCGTGGAGATCATCAGCCCGGGAGGCAAGTTGGTCGACACCCTCAATTTAGGCGCGAAAAGCGCAGGGCGCAATGACTTTACATGGGATGCATCCAAGTACGCCGCAGGCGGAACACCCACCTTCAAAGTCACAGCCACGCAGGGTAATGACGCCATGACCACCACCGCCTACTCGCGCGACACGGTCGTATCGGTGGGCACCAACAACGGTGCCATGAGCTTGCAAACCAAAGGCCGCGCAGCGGTGGCCTATGCCGACATCAAAGCCATTTTGTAG
- the flhA gene encoding flagellar biosynthesis protein FlhA → MNPQLQQLQNWYRRNADVIKGAGAPMLVVMILSMMVLPLPPIVLDAFFTLNIAVALMVMMVAAYMVRPLDFAAFPSVLLLTTLMRLSLNVASTRVVLLEGHTGPGAAGAVIEAFGHFLIGGNFAVGLIVFAILVVINFVVVTKGAERIAEVSARFTLDAMPGKQMAVDADLNAGLIDEKEAKRRRAEVGEEAEFFGSMDGASKFVRGDAVAGILILLINIFGGFAIGVLQHDLTASQAANTYILLAVGDALVAQIPGLLISVAAAMVVSRVGKDQDIGKQIVGQMFASPKVLGITAAIMFILGIIPNMPHMVFLSISAVLAYGAWLLANKPPPADPQAAAPAPVSDGEASWDDLQPVDQLGLELGYRLIALVDKTRQGDLLTRIKGVRRKFAQEVGFLPPPVHVRDNLELKPSAYRITLRGVIVGEGEAFPNMYLAINPGGITTPLIGTATTDPAFGLPAHWIDDMQKEAAQMAGFTVVDSETVMATHLSHLMQVQASKLLSRTETQQLVEHVAKLAPKLIEEVVPKMVSVAVFQKVLQLLLDESVHIRDIRTIIESIAEHATTVSDPAELARRVRVALSPAIVQQIYGPVKELNVIAIDPGLERLLVQALGNNNGPALDPGVADMLTRTAAETAMKQEEIGVPACLLVPDQIRSAISRLVRRVAPRLQVLSHSEIPETHTIRIGPILRGATS, encoded by the coding sequence ATGAACCCGCAACTCCAACAACTTCAAAATTGGTACCGCCGCAACGCGGACGTCATCAAGGGCGCGGGTGCGCCCATGCTGGTGGTGATGATCTTGTCCATGATGGTCTTGCCACTGCCGCCCATCGTTTTGGATGCTTTTTTCACCCTCAACATTGCAGTCGCACTGATGGTGATGATGGTGGCGGCCTATATGGTCAGGCCGCTAGACTTTGCAGCATTCCCCTCTGTGTTGCTGCTCACCACCCTGATGCGTCTGTCGCTGAACGTCGCCTCGACTCGGGTGGTTTTGCTAGAAGGTCACACTGGCCCAGGTGCAGCTGGCGCTGTGATTGAGGCCTTTGGCCACTTCTTGATTGGCGGCAATTTCGCAGTAGGTCTGATCGTGTTTGCCATTTTGGTGGTGATCAACTTTGTGGTGGTGACCAAGGGTGCTGAGCGTATTGCGGAGGTTTCTGCGCGTTTTACCTTGGACGCGATGCCCGGCAAGCAAATGGCCGTAGACGCCGATTTGAATGCGGGCCTTATTGACGAAAAAGAGGCCAAACGCAGGCGTGCCGAAGTAGGTGAAGAGGCCGAGTTCTTCGGCTCGATGGATGGCGCGTCCAAGTTTGTGCGCGGAGATGCAGTGGCCGGTATCCTGATCTTGCTGATCAACATCTTCGGCGGTTTTGCCATTGGTGTGCTCCAGCATGACCTCACCGCCTCGCAGGCCGCCAACACTTATATCTTGCTGGCGGTCGGTGACGCGTTGGTTGCGCAAATTCCAGGTTTGCTCATCTCGGTCGCTGCCGCCATGGTGGTCTCTCGGGTGGGTAAAGACCAAGACATCGGTAAACAAATTGTGGGACAGATGTTCGCATCCCCCAAGGTCTTAGGCATTACAGCAGCCATCATGTTCATTCTGGGCATCATCCCGAACATGCCACACATGGTGTTTTTGAGCATATCTGCGGTGCTTGCCTATGGCGCGTGGTTGCTTGCCAACAAGCCACCTCCTGCGGATCCCCAAGCTGCGGCACCGGCACCTGTGAGCGATGGTGAGGCCTCGTGGGACGACCTACAACCTGTGGACCAACTGGGCCTGGAGCTTGGCTACCGCCTGATTGCCTTGGTCGACAAAACACGCCAAGGCGACTTGCTGACACGCATCAAGGGCGTGCGGCGCAAGTTTGCCCAAGAGGTAGGCTTTCTGCCCCCTCCTGTGCATGTACGCGATAACTTGGAGCTTAAACCCAGTGCCTACCGCATCACCTTGCGCGGAGTGATCGTCGGCGAAGGCGAGGCCTTTCCCAATATGTACCTCGCCATCAACCCTGGTGGGATTACTACGCCTCTGATTGGCACCGCTACCACCGACCCAGCGTTTGGGCTTCCCGCGCACTGGATCGACGACATGCAAAAAGAAGCAGCGCAAATGGCCGGGTTTACGGTGGTTGATTCCGAGACTGTGATGGCCACCCATTTGTCACACTTGATGCAAGTACAGGCATCCAAGTTGTTAAGCAGAACTGAGACACAACAGCTTGTAGAACACGTAGCGAAGTTGGCGCCCAAATTGATTGAAGAGGTAGTACCCAAAATGGTCTCCGTTGCTGTATTCCAGAAAGTCCTGCAGCTGCTGCTGGACGAGTCTGTGCACATCCGCGACATACGCACCATCATTGAGTCCATTGCCGAACATGCCACAACCGTGAGCGACCCTGCCGAGCTGGCGCGTCGGGTGCGAGTGGCTTTGTCTCCCGCCATCGTGCAGCAAATCTATGGCCCTGTGAAAGAGCTCAACGTCATCGCAATTGACCCGGGCCTTGAGCGTTTGCTGGTCCAGGCTTTGGGCAACAACAATGGCCCCGCTTTGGACCCTGGCGTTGCAGACATGCTCACACGCACAGCGGCCGAAACCGCCATGAAACAAGAGGAGATTGGTGTCCCCGCCTGCTTATTGGTGCCAGACCAAATTCGCAGTGCCATCTCCCGTCTAGTGCGGCGCGTGGCACCAAGGCTTCAGGTGCTCTCGCACAGTGAGATTCCAGAGACCCACACTATCCGTATCGGCCCCATTTTGAGAGGTGCAACATCATGA
- a CDS encoding EscU/YscU/HrcU family type III secretion system export apparatus switch protein: MESGSQDRNLPASERKLKKAKEDGQVSRSEDLSHLAVLGAGAVSVMTLAPVLFDRFKETISRHFSFDATTVKQAGSMVTRLGDATFIGLAGCVAFAVIISAAAICAAVGSGGWVNSLKPLMPDFGRLNPLSGIKNLFTKKKLISIAKMCLLTSILFAIATMFLTSNLQTVAALVMQPSSGIIAFLTKWLTSGMGLMLLVILLAAMVDVPLQIFLHKDEMKMSHQEVKQEGKESDGNPQMKGKIRQRQRDLAQKGSVNAVPKADFVVMNPTHFAVAIRYDEKTMQAPQVISKGADLLAMKIRDLAKQHSIPVLQSPMLARALYANAELNQDIPSALYTAVAQVLAYVYKLRAAMRGVGPMPADVPQPFVPPELDPLSKTLAAATP, encoded by the coding sequence ATGGAATCAGGCAGTCAAGATCGCAATTTACCGGCGTCAGAGCGCAAGCTCAAAAAAGCGAAAGAAGACGGCCAGGTAAGTCGCTCGGAAGACCTGTCGCACTTGGCGGTGCTGGGTGCAGGCGCGGTCAGCGTCATGACCTTAGCGCCGGTTTTGTTTGATCGGTTCAAGGAGACCATTAGCCGGCATTTCTCGTTTGACGCCACCACCGTCAAACAAGCGGGCAGCATGGTGACACGCCTGGGCGATGCGACCTTCATCGGGCTAGCTGGTTGTGTTGCCTTTGCAGTCATCATTTCTGCGGCAGCCATATGTGCGGCGGTGGGATCGGGCGGTTGGGTCAACAGCTTGAAGCCGCTCATGCCCGACTTTGGGCGACTCAACCCGCTCTCTGGCATCAAGAACCTCTTCACAAAAAAGAAGCTCATTTCCATCGCAAAGATGTGCTTGCTAACCAGCATACTTTTTGCGATAGCCACCATGTTTTTGACAAGCAACCTACAAACGGTGGCCGCCCTGGTGATGCAACCGTCCAGCGGGATCATCGCATTCCTTACCAAGTGGCTAACCTCCGGGATGGGCCTGATGCTACTTGTCATACTGCTCGCCGCCATGGTGGATGTGCCCTTGCAAATCTTCTTGCACAAAGATGAAATGAAGATGTCACACCAAGAGGTGAAGCAAGAAGGCAAAGAGTCTGACGGTAACCCGCAGATGAAGGGCAAGATTCGCCAGCGGCAGAGAGACCTCGCCCAAAAAGGCAGTGTGAACGCAGTGCCCAAGGCGGATTTTGTCGTCATGAACCCCACCCACTTTGCGGTGGCCATTCGGTATGACGAGAAAACAATGCAAGCGCCTCAAGTGATCTCTAAAGGTGCGGACTTGCTGGCCATGAAGATTCGCGATCTGGCCAAGCAGCACTCCATACCTGTGCTGCAGTCACCCATGCTTGCTCGGGCGCTGTACGCCAATGCGGAGCTCAACCAAGACATTCCTTCCGCGCTGTACACCGCCGTGGCCCAGGTATTGGCCTACGTCTACAAACTGCGTGCGGCCATGCGTGGCGTGGGCCCTATGCCTGCCGACGTGCCCCAACCGTTTGTCCCGCCCGAACTGGACCCCCTTAGCAAGACCCTTGCGGCTGCCACACCATGA
- the flgB gene encoding flagellar basal body rod protein FlgB produces MFANLTQALDFQGKALVLRSERQRVIASNIANADTPGYAGRDINFKEAMNAAEESAALAPTPARGATSEGTTHPNHIPLQSTMDKAGGPKLNYTIQTQPAMDGNSVDLDRERANFVDNSVRYEATLRFINGSSKTLLSAIQGQ; encoded by the coding sequence ATGTTTGCCAATTTGACACAGGCCTTGGACTTCCAAGGCAAAGCTTTGGTGCTTCGCTCTGAGCGTCAGCGCGTCATTGCCAGCAACATTGCCAACGCTGACACGCCCGGTTATGCGGGCCGCGACATCAACTTCAAAGAAGCCATGAATGCCGCTGAAGAGTCCGCCGCACTGGCGCCAACACCCGCCAGAGGGGCCACGAGCGAAGGCACAACCCATCCCAACCACATACCACTGCAAAGCACCATGGACAAAGCTGGTGGCCCCAAGCTCAACTACACCATACAAACCCAACCTGCCATGGATGGCAACAGTGTGGACCTGGACCGCGAACGCGCCAACTTCGTGGACAACTCGGTGCGGTATGAGGCCACCCTTCGCTTCATTAACGGCAGTTCTAAAACACTCTTGAGTGCCATTCAAGGTCAGTAG